AAATTaagtgaatttaaaagaaaataaaacatgaaaaaaaatccttccagtAGAAACAGAATCACAGTGCTTCacagacaaaaggaaaggaaaagaagttctCATACgaaaagagatttattattaCATAGAAAATTCTCACAATAGTTGAAACACACTTCAGAAACTAGTAAACACCTTAGATAGAGTTGTGCCAATTATTCAGCCCACAAGCATCTGCTTTGTCTTAATTAGACGGGGGAGGTGAATGACcactgtttattttcattttcctcattaatTATGAAAAACTGCATTTAATTCATCTTGCATGGTGAGAGATTGGCTGCGCAGATGTAAGTCGTAAGGGAAGTGGCTGTCGGTGGGCAACCTGAACATGGCACCCTGCCCaaggggacccctgggtggcacTGCACAGTAATGCATGCCGTAATTGTAATTTTTGCCATAGTCCAAGGTTTCTTCTTGCTTCAGGGAAAATATCCCATTATAGTTAATTGGGGGAGGACTTAAGGGACCTTCAAACTGAGGGCTGGCACACTCAGGGGAAGTGCTTTCATAGAAGGATTCATACGCACTGCAATAATTGTAGGGTTTCATGGACTTGGAATTATCAAGAGTTCCATGCCCTGGGGGAGTGGTGAGCTCAGGGCTGTGGTAGGGCGGGTAGAAGGTAGAGTAGGGTGACCTTGTGTGGTGCGCAGCCTCCCCACCCTGACCCATCAGGAAACTCCTGGCGTTGAGCTGCAAGCAGCCTGCCACCAAGTTTGTAGTCGGCTGGGAAAGACCTTTGCATAAGTTTTGGACGAACGTGAGCAGATCAGGTCTCTTGCCGATTCTCAGGATTTCAGAAAGTGCCCAGATGTAGTTTTTGGCCAGTCGTAAAGTTTCTATTTTGGACAGTTTTTGGGTTTTGGAGTAACAGGGGACCACTTTTCTTAAATTGTCCAGAGCGTCGTTGAGGCCATGCATCCTGTTTCTCTCCCGCGCATTAGCTTCCTGTCTCCTGAACTTGACCCTCTCCAGTCGGAGCTTGGTcgtcttttttttcctaagaccCCTCCTTCTGGGCAAGCCAttttcatcttcctcttccctgtcttcctcctcttcttccttctcggTTTCTTCTCCAGGGGCCCTTTTGATGCTCTTTCCTCGAAGGACAATCTGTTTGGAAAAGCTTTCTGGTTTCTTAATTTGCTTCTGGTCCTCACATTCTCTAGAAAACTTTCTGCACATCTGGGATTCTGGCATTACAACAGACTCATCAAACGGTAGTGTTAACATGGTTCTCTAATCTTAAATTACCTGAAAAAATGCCAGCacaatatttaaagtgttttcatttttaaagtttatacacTTAAAGCATATTTAATGACTTAATCATaagaatacaaaaaatgaaaaacgtGAAAAAGTCTGATTCGGGGACCAATTTTTTACATTAACTATAATTTTTGAGTTTGTGCAGACTCGTAATTATAAAAACTACATGGACACATGCGAGAGGATCAATTTATACAGGcaaattatcaaaagaaaacaaaacaagaagcatTTATTACATTGCCACCACCATCtccattttcctttgattttgaactatttttaatGCACAAAAAGGACCTTTGAATTCCAGCAAATGCAAAACATGATATAGCAATGCAGAATTTCATTAATTCCAATTCCCCTGAGTACAAAATGCAAAGAGacaccagtttttaaaatgaaaaagtattacCTCTCCGTCAGCTGACAAATTTGTgaggtgtttctttctttttttcgaAAAAGAAATAAGCCTTAACTTTATTTGCTGTATTATGTAACTGCAAATTTAGATAAGTGGCTGTTGACATTTAcgaatttaaagaaaagattaatcAGAGCCAATTTTTAAACTGATTTCTTTCTGATCAGTGAAGAAATATATGTAAAAGGGCACTGTTTTCCCAGCCTtcacaaaaaaaaagggggggggtggggggtcaggcTAATTTGGAATAAActccataaatacattttaaaagacaagaatcactggcattttttttaaatcaaagaaaatgttaaaactgcttttacatttaaattttttccaaatgtaATCGTCTGTTTACTGCTGTTCAAATCACCCTGGACAAAAAAACCACTCTCGTAGTGTTTTTGTTCTGCGAGCCACAGAAGTCTCCCTCTAGCTAATATCTGACAGGAACGGTCCAAGGATTCTGACTGCAATTGTGCACGTGTGTACAGAATCCCgaatgaaaggggaaaataatttgTGTTTCAAATACAATTTTGGCTTTCGTTTGGTGAAGTAGCAAGTATTTTCATCTAAAGTCTTCAAACAAATAGGCATGTTAAAACAGACTTTCGAATGTAACAATCTCCAgccccctcaacacacacacacacacacacacacacacacacaaactcttaGCAATGTCCACATACTTGCAGTGTTACATAATAGCAGTGAAAGTATGTGACAGTTACAtcataagaatgaaatatgataaGAAGTTATAGATGGCAAAGAGCATGTAAATACTATAAGACAGTGACACTGTATCTTTAAATACTTGCATGCAAAGCCAGCATCAATTGAAgtatatctttatttatattaCCTTAGGTTTTAACTTCATTCAATAATCGGTTTTCATTTTGTATCTTCCAAATCTTTTCAGGCTGAGTGTCGCATCGTCTCCTGGAGTCTCTAGATCTGTGTATATCTGCACTATCTCATTGATCTCTAAAAAGTGACATTGATGCCAACTGCCAGAGCTGGTACCCATGCCATCTGCTAGTGACGTCACAGGGCAGAgagaaccatgtgatcctctcTCTTGGGACCTTCATTCTGCACTGATCATCTGGCATCCCTGTAAGTGGGTACCAGCATTCATGCATCAACACAGAAGGTTAGACTGATAGGGAAAAAATCTGCACCAGCATTTCACATACAGTAGGTGCGTTTCTCTCCTAGAGCTGCTTCAGCTTCACTGGCAGTCTGTAGAAATAGCTGTGTTAGTGTTCAGTTTCGCCCTGCCAACGGTGCAACTATTAGGTAGTCGTTAATATTCCATTCATTTACAAGGTGGGCTTTTGTGTGAGCgagaggtttttgttgttgttgatgttgacGTTTAGTAAAGATCACCATCCCATTCGTGCACCTGGCTACCCAGGGAAAGAACGCCGGGGGAAAAGGAGCCGAAATCAGGAAAATGGTCTTGAGGTGCTTAACCAAACTAAGATTTGTGTAAGCGAACAGGGATCAACAAAGGTCTccttatttccttgttttgtttcatggCGTGTAACTTATgggcgtgtgtctgtgtgttctcTTATTAACATGTACGACTTCTGTGCTTCTTAGGAATTTGGAATAAAAGAACAGTTTCTCCATCTGGGGTCTGTGAAAGACATCCTCAGACGCTCCCCTTTCTACACTTGCTGGTGTCTTTCAACAACTTTTCGGAGAGCTTCTTTATCTGTATCAAGGCAGAGACGTCTTCAAGTGCACCGTGAAAGATTTCAAACTACATTCTTGTGTCCGGTACCAAAAGTCACACTTCCCTCTTGCACTGTCCCAGACTCCTTCCAGTGGTAACtggcttgttctttctttctcatttcatttcctacacagtaaacatcaaaaaaaaaatagcacttaggtttttgtctttctcttcctggcaTTGTGCTGAGTATATTAATCAAAGAGaggcttttctgttttctcagatttttttttcctttctcataaaaATCTTCCCTTcacatttttccccctcaagACTGACAGCCAATTTAAAAATCTCCTCATTCTTACATCAGtgtccagttttttttcttttttcagatttattcctatttctctttctccccactccccacttttgATTTCTTAACAAAAGCAGGGCAGAAACAGTTAGGCGAAACTGGCAAGGCCTTGTAGATAAAATGAACTGTGAAGCCAGAGGCAAACTccaccttcctctccttttccctgctcCCCTGTCACCCCCTtcccttgcaaaaaaaaaaaaaaaaaaaggaaaagaaaagaaaaaaagaggatgttTTATTTCAGAGTCGCCTGTCAGGAAAGTAAaaagtgtacttaaaaaaaagttcagaaatggACAAACACAACCTTTGTTGTTTGATAACTGAATAATCTCTTTCTATAAAGTGAGACAATATGCTTTTGGTATTAAAGTAATCCCTGGCAGAGTTGTAACTGTTGAATCTGTGTTAGCATTCCCCTTATAAATCCCAGTTTTGAAAGGTTTAGAATTCTGCTGCTTTAATGCTCTTTGGTTCCAAATTGGCACCGGGGGTCTCAAATTAAATTCAATTTTGCTCCTGTCGTAGCCCACCCATTTCCGTCCCCCTCAAAGTTACTCAACTTTGCCTGGACGGGTCTAGAAAAGATAGGGACGATGGCAGAAGGGAGAGGTATGCTAGGTAAAGGAGAATAATTTTTCTCTGTCAATGGTTtggtaaaaatgcaaatttaaaataaaaataagcctatAAATTCACAAGTGAAGTGGGTTGGCCTggcttatgtttaaaaaaaatcagacctaCCCAAGGCTTTTCAAAATGTGTTGCTTAAGGGGATATTACTGGTAATGGGTGTGTTGAGTATATTTCATGTAGCCTTTGGTTCAAAAATGCACACACCTTTTCTTTCAACACAGAGAGTTTCTATAGGAAGACCAGAGGCACACTTTTGTTTGATCTCACATatagtttagtttttaaatgtaaaggagCATAAGTACGAAGAGTCAGGAGCCACAAAGTATGTCACGCATTTTGCATATTGTACCATATTCTAAACTTGCAAAGTCTTCAGAAGCTGCATTATATTATAGGCATCGCAAACACGAGAATCAAAATCTGAGGAATAGGTAACGTGACATGTTAGTAGAAAATTATCACCAATGTAGCTCACCGCAAGGatagatttatattttatctttgcaATGTGCAGACAAATGAGAAACAGTTTTTTTGATGAAAACATTTGGGACTGTTCTATTTCTGCCTTTGAACGTGAAATAAAAAcctttggtggtggtgatgaggtggggtgaggggggatAAATTCTGTGTTGAGGTTT
This sequence is a window from Prionailurus bengalensis isolate Pbe53 chromosome A2, Fcat_Pben_1.1_paternal_pri, whole genome shotgun sequence. Protein-coding genes within it:
- the NEUROD6 gene encoding neurogenic differentiation factor 6 isoform X2, whose translation is MKLKPKIVLRGKSIKRAPGEETEKEEEEEDREEEDENGLPRRRGLRKKKTTKLRLERVKFRRQEANARERNRMHGLNDALDNLRKVVPCYSKTQKLSKIETLRLAKNYIWALSEILRIGKRPDLLTFVQNLCKGLSQPTTNLVAGCLQLNARSFLMGQGGEAAHHTRSPYSTFYPPYHSPELTTPPGHGTLDNSKSMKPYNYCSAYESFYESTSPECASPQFEGPLSPPPINYNGIFSLKQEETLDYGKNYNYGMHYCAVPPRGPLGQGAMFRLPTDSHFPYDLHLRSQSLTMQDELNAVFHN
- the NEUROD6 gene encoding neurogenic differentiation factor 6 isoform X1, whose product is MLTLPFDESVVMPESQMCRKFSRECEDQKQIKKPESFSKQIVLRGKSIKRAPGEETEKEEEEEDREEEDENGLPRRRGLRKKKTTKLRLERVKFRRQEANARERNRMHGLNDALDNLRKVVPCYSKTQKLSKIETLRLAKNYIWALSEILRIGKRPDLLTFVQNLCKGLSQPTTNLVAGCLQLNARSFLMGQGGEAAHHTRSPYSTFYPPYHSPELTTPPGHGTLDNSKSMKPYNYCSAYESFYESTSPECASPQFEGPLSPPPINYNGIFSLKQEETLDYGKNYNYGMHYCAVPPRGPLGQGAMFRLPTDSHFPYDLHLRSQSLTMQDELNAVFHN